CTTCATCACTTTTTCGAACAATACGTCCAGGCTTTCGCTGCTGAAAATTACATGCCGCATCAGATTTTCGGTGTGTGTCTGGCGTTTTTTATAGTGGCTGTACAAGGCAAACAACAAGGCCGCCAGACCGGTTACCGATGTTTGCACAATAGCGCTGTATCCGACACCCAAACTATCCAGTTTGAAGGCGATGACCGGCCAGACTAATAAGGCGATACCGGCCCCCAGAGCCAGCCAGAAAAAAACTTTATTCAAAATACCGTAGCTGCGAGCTTTAATGAATAGATCGAACACCATTAAATAGCGCAATTTCAGCGGCTCGGACGGACTTTTACCCCAGGTATCCGCAGCAAAATCCACCAATAGCCGTGCGCTGGTTTTATTGGGACTGAACAGGGTACGCATGATTTTCTCCCGAAAGACCGATAAGCCGAAAGTAACTTATAAACCAGATTTTATGTTGAAATTTTATACCTCAACCGCAAACAGCGTTACCATAAGCGCGATTATTTAGCCTTGGTCCATCATGCTTTCACATATCCTGCCTAAAGCCGAAATCTCCATCCGCGAAAATCTCACCTGGCTCTACATTCTGCGAAACCTGATGTTGTTTGCCGTGGTTATATCGGTATTTATAGCGGTACACGGTCTAAACATAGAGCTGCCGATGAACCAGCTATGGCTGGCCATTTTTGCGATTTCCATCCTGAATCTTTACACCTGGCTACGCCTGCGCACTCCGGAACCGGTGACCGAGCATGAGATTTTTTCGCAAATCTGCATGGATGTGCTGGCATTGGCCTATTTGCTGTATCTGACCGGCGGGGCCTCCAACCCAATTATCTGGGTATTTTTGTTGCCGCTGATCGTCACCGCCATCATGCTGCCGCAATCGTACGCCTGGAACATGGTGATCATTACCTCCTGTATTTACACGGTATTGATCGCTTATAACATCCCTCTGCCGGCCTTGGCACCGCATGCCGACCATCACGGCATGATTAACATGACGCCGGAAATGAGCCTGCGTATGCAGTTATTGGAAGACCGGCGCTATTTCAACCTGCATGTGTTCGGCATGTGGTTCGGATTTGTGTTTAGCGCCGGCTTGGTGGCATTTTTTATTATCGCGCTGGCCAAAACCCTGAAGGAACGCGAGCGCAGCTTGGCCGAGGCCCGCGAAAGCGCACTGCGCGACGAACGAGTGGTTTCGCTGGGCACCCTGGCGGCCAGCGCCGCGCATGACATGGGGACTCCGCTGGGCACCATTGCCATCATCGTGCATGAAATGGCCGAGGAATTACCCGAGCACCGCTTTCCCGAGTGTCATCAAAAGCTACTGATCCTGCAGCAGCAGCTGGATCGCTGCAAACAGGCCTTATCGGTGATGTCGGCGTCCGCCGGAGAAATGCGTGCGGAATCAGGCCAGATAATGCCGGTCGCCGATTACATCGACCAAGTGCTGAATCAATGGCGCACCCATAAGTCCAGCACCAAGCTGAATCTGTTCATCTCCGGCCATGTGGATACGGACGCCAATATCATTGCCGAACGCACCCTGACTCATTCGCTGATTAATATTCTGAATAACGCCGCCGAAGCCACCGACAGCCAAGCCGGCATCGAGTTTCATGCCCATTGGGACCACTTTATCCTGAATTTAAAAATCCGCGACTTCGGCCCCGGCCTGCCGCCGGAATTTGTCGACTTTGCCGGCCAAAAACCGGTCAAAAGCAATAAACAGGGCATGGGGGTCGGATTATTCTTAACCTATACCACCATCAAACGCTTGGGCGGTACAATACACTTTAATAACCTCGATTCCGGCGGCGCCTGTGTGGAAATCAGTCTGCCCATATTAACTAAGGAGAGTGCGAATGACAGATACACCTATGGATAAACCCAACCTGCTGCTGGTTGACGACGACGTCACCTTTTGTTCGGTACTGAAACCTGCCTTGGAAAAACGCAGTTTCCAAGTCACGGTGGCAAACGACGTCAACACAGCCATGCAGTTAGCCGAGCAAACCGAACCCGAATACGCAGTAATAGACCTGCGCATCGGCTACGACTCCGGCCTGGAAATGGTGAAAAAACTGATCTCGCTGGACAGCAATACCCAGATCGTCATGCTAACCGGTTTTGCCAGCATTGCCACGGCAGTGGAAGCCATTAAATTGGGCGCCATACATTATCTGACCAAACCGGCCAGCCCGGATGAAATCGTCAACGCCTTGCACAAAAATGAAGGCGATGCCAGCGTGGCCATCAACGATAACCCGCTGTCGGTGAAACGCCTGGAGTGGGAGCATTTGCAAAAAGTCTTGATGCAGCACGACGGCAATATTTCCGCGGCCGCCCGCGCCCTAAACATGCACCGGCGTACCTTGCAAAGAAAACTGGAAAAGCGTCCGGTTAGAGAGTAATTCCTTTTTTACAACCATCAATTTGTCATGCTGATAAAAAAAATTTTTGACTGGTCGGCCTTACTGGCTTATTGCGGCTGGGTTTTCTGGTTATCGAGTCAGGAAACCCTGCCGATGCCTCCCCTGTTTGAGTTCCAGGATAAACTCATGCATTTCGGCGCCTATTTTCTGATGGCGGCGTTTAGCTGGCGCGCCCTCCGGCATCAAGGGCACACGGGAAACAAGCTGGCACTGGCGGTCTGGTTATTCTGCTGCGTTTACGGCCTGTCGGACGAATGGCACCAGTCGTTCGTGCCCGGCAGAACCAGCAGCGGCTGGGATTGGCTAGCCGATAGTTTAGGGGCCGCCGCCGCTGCATGGTTACTATTGACCTTAAAACAGAGGCAGCAGCACTGTAAGTCAGCTTAAAATATTGTATCAAGCGGGAGCATCCGCAAGTTCAGGCCGATTTAATGCGGCTTAGAACGGTTCCGACGGCCGCTCCCCCCGGCGTGTAAACCGTCGCGCCGTTTCGTCAGGTTGCCGGCGTTTTGGCGATCGAATAAAACCCCGTATAGCCGATAAGCCACATCACTTTATCGCAAAACGCCGCTGGCCGGCGTGTAACTATCCAGCACCTGCACGTAATTGGCGCGTTCGTATAAGCTCGGATCGATAGAGTGCTGCTGGCTTACACTGCCTTTTAACTGGCGGATAGACTGGTATTCGTGGGCTTCCAGCCAATCGGACAATTCGGCGTGTATTTCGGATAAACGGCCAATACCTCTTTCCAACAGCACGCTGCAAAGATGCACCACATCCGCGCCGGCCAGCAAAGCTTTGACGACATCGGCAGTCTCATGAAAACCGCCGGTCACCGCCAAGGACAACTTTACCCGGCCGTACAGCAAGGCGGTCCAACGAATACGCAACAGGGCCTCCTGAGCGGTTGACAGTTCGAGTTTTGGCACTACCTGCAAGGTTTCCAGATCGATATCGGGTTGATAAAAACGGTTGAATATGGCAATTCCGTCGGCGCCGGCAGACTGTAAACGCTGGGCAAAATGCAGCGGCGAACTGAATTGCGGCGACAGCTTTAAGGTAAGCGGAATGCTGACTTGGCTTTTTAATTCGCGCAAAATAGCCAGATAGCGGTTTTCCACCGTTTCGCTATCCTCATCAATATTGGCGGCCAAATGGTAGATGTTCAGCTCCAGCGCGTCGGCACCGGCTTGTTGCAATGCCACGCCGTATTCGATCCAACCACCCAGCGAAGTACCGTTCAAGCTGGCAATCACCGGTATCTTCAGCGCATTTTTGATTTGCTGCAAGTGCTCCAGATATTGCTCCTGATAAGTCAGAATCTGGTCGGGTACCGGATGAAACGAATCCGCTTCGCCGTAACCAATGGCCTGACCGTAAAAAAAACGCGCCATTTGCGCCTGTTCAGCTTCGATTTTTTCTTCAAACAAAGATGGCAAGACCAAGGCCGAAGCGCCGGCATCTTCCAGCATACGAGCGCTATCCAGATTTTTGCCGAGCGGGGACGCTGAAGGTACCAAAGGATGGGCCAGCTTCAGGCCTAAGTAATCCGTTGTTAAATCAACCATGTTGAGTCTCCTTGGCAGTCTCGGTAGTCAGTTGGGCTTTTACGGCTGAAACACTGGTGGCATCGTTCCATTCCAGCTCGGACAATTGCTTGTAATAACGGTAACGGTTTTTGACATCCTGCTGGGCACGCTTTAAAAAGTTTTCCGCATCGTCCGGATGCGATTGCCAGAGCATGCTGAAGCGGGTCTCGCTCATGACAAACTCGCGATACGGAATGGAGGGCTCGGCCGAATCCAGTTGCATCGGGTTTTTACCTTGTTTGATCCGGTTGGGATTAAACCGGAACAACGGCCAATGCCCGCTTTTTACGGCCAGATTTTGTTGGCGGTGGTTGTTGGACATATCCACGCCGTGTGCAATGCAAGGCGCATAGGCAATGATGATAGAGGGGCCGTCATGCGCTTCAGCCTCGATAAAGGCATTCAGAGTCTGGATATCCTTGCCGGCATAGGCTACATGCGCCACATAAACATTGCCGTAATCCATCGCCAGCAAACCTAAATCTTTTTTGGCCACGGCCTTACCACCGGAGGCAAATTTGGCCACGGCGCCCAGCGGCGTGGCTTTCGACATCTGTCCGCCGGTGTTGGAATAAACTTCGGTGTCCAGCACCAGAATATTCACATTGCGCCCGCTAGCCAACACGTGGTCCAAACCACCGTAGCCGATATCATAGGCCCAGCCGTCGCCGCCGATGATCCAGACGCTTTTTTTGCATAAATAATCGGCCAGTTCCATCAAGCTCTTGGCGGCGGGCTCCGACAACGCTTGCAGACGCAGTTTTAATTCCGCCACGCGTTGGCGTTGCTCGTATAAGCCCGCTTCGTCGGACTGGTCGGCCTGTAAAATCGCATCCACCGTTTCGTCACCTAGCGGCCCGCGTAAACTGGACAATAACTCCTGGGCAAACACCGTTTGTTTATCGATCGACACCCGCATACCCAAACCAAATTCGGCATTGTCTTCAAACAAGGAATTGCTCCACGCAGGCCCCCGGCCTTCTTTGTTTTTGGTCCAAGGTGTAGTAGGCAAATTACCGCCGTAGATCGAGGAACAACCGGTTGCATTGGCCACGACCATGCGGTCGCCGAATAATTGCGAAGCCAGTTTTACATAAGGTGTTTCGCCGCAACCGACACAGGCGCCGGAAAATTCGAATAAAGGTTGCAACACCATCGCACCCTTGATGGTGTTGAGTTTCAGATGCCGTCTATCGTATTCCGGCAGGGACAGGAAAAAATCCCAGTTTTCCCGTTCAGGCTCGCGCAAAGGCGCTTGCGGATGCATATTCAAGGCTTTGCGGCTGGCATTAGACTTATCCCGTATCGGACAGATGTCTACGCACAAGCTACAGCCAGTACAATCTTCCGCAGCTACTTGATACGTCATAGCCAGACCGGCTGGAAAATCCTTGCCTAGCATAGGCGCATGTTTAAACGTCTCCGGCGCATTTTCCAGTGCGTCGACCGGATAGATCTTACTGCGGATCGCCGCATGCGGGCATACCATGGCGCACTTGCCGCATTCGGTGCATAAATCGGTTTCCCATACCGGAATCTCCAGCGCCAGATTGCGCTTTTCGTAAGCCGTGGTGCCGGTTGGGAAGGTACCGTCCACCGGCATGGCACTGACCGGCAACAGATCGCCGCGACCTGCAATGATTTCCGCAGTCACGCGTTTGACAAACTCGGGCGCCGATTCGTCAATACGCCCCTTGATGTCAAAGCTGCTGGTACTTTGTTTGGGCAATGCCACTTGATGCAAACCGGCCAGAGTGTCGTCAATTGCCTTGAAATTGAGTTCGACAATGCGGCGACCTTTTTTACCGTAGGTTTTTTCCACCGCATGTTTAATGGCGTCGACGGCTTGTTCCTGCGGCAATACCCCGGAAATGGCGAAAAAGCAGGTCTGCATGATGGTGTTGATGCGTTTGCCCATGCCGCATTTTTCCGCCACCGCGTAACCGTCGATCACGTAAAAACGGATGCTTTTTGCCAGCATTTGTTGCTGCATGATTGTTGGCAGGCTATCCCACACCTTGTCGGCCGGCTCCGGCGTATTCAACAAAAACACCGCGTTATCGGCGGCATTAATCAACATGTCGTAGCGCTCAAGGAAAATGGTTTGATGGCAGCCGATGAAATTAGCATCGCCTTCACCAATCAGATAAGTGGACTTAATCGGTTTGGGGCCAAAGCGCAAATGCGACACCGTGATCGCACCGGATTTTTTGGAGTCGTAAACGAAATATCCCTGGGCGAAATCCGTGGTCTCTTCGCCGATAATTTTGATGGTGTTTTTGTTGGCGCCGACCGTACCATCACTGCCCAACCCGTAAAACATGGCCTGGAAAATGCCCTTATGCATGTCGGTTCTAAAACCGGCATCCCAGGGTAGGCTAGTCAACGATACATCGTCGTTGATACCGATGGTGAACTGATTTTTCGGTTGATCATGCTTCAGTTCGTCGAAAACCGCCTTGATCATGCCCGGCGTAAATTCCTTGGATGACAAACCGTATCGCCCGCCCACCACTTTGGGTATGGCGCCGAATTTACTGTTAGCGCCGCAAACGTGCTGGGCAATGGCGCCCAATACATCCTTATATAAAGGTTCGCCATCGGAGCCGGGTTCCTTGGTACGGTCCAACACTGCAATCTTGCGGCAAGTGGCAGGTAATGCGGCGATTAAATGTTCCGCGGAAAAGGGCCTATATAAACGCACCTTCAACAAGCCAACCGATTCGCCTTGCCGATTCAGATAATCCAAGGTCTCTTCCGCAGCCTCGGCGCCCGAGCCCATCAGTATCATTACCCGTTCGGCATCGGCGGCTCCCAAGTAATCGAACAGTTTGTATTGACGACCGGTCAGTTGCGCGAAACGATCCATGGCGTTCTGTACGATATCGGGCAACGCCTGATAAAAAGGATTAACCGCTTCTCTGGCTTGAAAGTACACATCCGGATTTTGCGCGGTACCGCGTAATACCGGGTTATCGGGGGTCAGGGCCCGGCTACGAAAAGCATTGACCCATTCCTGCTGAATCATGCCGCGTAACACATCATCGTCAATGGTGACCAGCTTTGCCACTTCGTGCGAAGTACGGAAACCGTCGAAAAAGTGCATGAAGGGAATCCGGCCTTCCAAACTCGCGGCATGGGCAAGCAGAGCAAAGTCCTGCACCTCTTGCGGAGAATTGGAACACAGCATGGCAAAACCGGTCATGCGCGCCGACATCACGTCGGAATGGTCTCCGAAAATAGACAGCGCCTGACAAGCCAGCGAGCGAGCGGCAATATGAAACACCGCCGGACTCAATTCGCCGGCAATCTTGTACATGTTCGGCAACATCAGCAACAAGCCTTGCGACGCGGTAAACGTTGTCGCCAGAGTGCCTGCCTGCAAGGCACCGTGAATGGCACCGGCCGCCCCTGCCTCGCTTTGCATCTCCACAACCTGCGGCACCGTACCCCACAGATTAACCTGCCCGCGAGACGACCATTCGTCGGCCCATTCACCCATCGGCGAAGAAGGCGTTATTGGATAAATGGCAATCACTTCATTTAATTTGTGTGCGACACTCGCAGCCGCTTGATTACCGTCAATGGTAAGTGTTTGCTGATTTTGCATATAACAACCTTTTAACTGAGAAAAGACCGACCCGATATCAGTGCTTCAAAAATCTACATCCCTTTTTACTCTTAATTAAAGACTCGTGCAAAGGACAACCGATACGGACAAGCAGACGAATTGCACTCTACACGCTTCAGGATCAATCTTAAATTATTATCCATAGCGAAATAAAGGCTATTAAGCCAAAATAGCCGATATCCCGTCCAGTCTCTTGTATATTCAACGCATATAACCCACGCGTAAAGGTACAGGAATGCTTGGGAATTAAGGCTTTATAGTGGGGGCAAGTTACCCACAAAAACTGTGGATAACTCTGTGTATTAAATGTCGAGAATGGACGACAGGCCCTGATTTTACTGGTCCAGGGTTAAATTGGATTAAACTTTACCACAAACAATTAATCATTAACTATCAATGACTTACATATTTTTTACTAAAATTCAATAAGTTGCCTTGTCAAGCACTTTTTAGACGATAGACAAAATTAGTGTTTGTGCATAACCTAAAATATAAACAGCAATGTCAACAACAAATACGGCATAGCCGGCAAAAAATTACCACGGCAGCTCGCTAGCATCAAACTTTAGGAAACTTCCGGATTGCGCCGAAGAAAATGCGTCGATACACCGGCGCATACCGGTAACACTTTCTTCAACATCAATTAACGCATTTTGGCCCCCCATATCGGTCCTGACCCAACCCGGATGTAATACTAAAACCCCTATATTTTCAGAACCTAAATCGATTGCCAAACTTTTCATGGCTGCGTTTAATCCGGCTTTGCTGGACCGATATTGCAAACTGCCGCCACTCGTGTTGTCCGTCATGCTACCCATAAGGCTACTGATAGCAACGATCAGCTTTTTTGAGCTACGTTTAATTTGCGGTAAAAACGCCTCGGCCAGTTTTACCGGCGCGATGCTATTCACCCAAAACGCTGAAGACCAAGCTTGATAATCCAACTGCCCAAAACCTTTTCCCGATATATCGGTGTAGATACCGGCATTATTTATTAACACATCGATGCTTGAATCGCTCAATGCCCGGCTTAGCGCATCGATTTGAGAAAAGTCGGATACATCTAAACCGTAAACTTGTAAATGCGCATAACGCAGCGCCAATTCATGTAATCCGTTTGCTTCGTCAGGACAACGACAGGTTGCAATCACCCGCCATCCCGCTTCCGCGTATTGTTTGCAAAACCCTAACCCGAGCCCTCGGTTGGCACCGGTTATCAACACTGTCTGCATGCGGTTATCTCTACGCTAACGTAATTCCGGCTTTTTACCGAGTTTGTACCACCAACTACCGGCAATGGCAGCGACGCCCGCCATCATTGCCAACATCATAATTGGATTTTGATATAGAGCATCAAAAAACGCCCCGATGAATTTTGGCATACGGCGATTACAAGTATCCATGCGCCACTCCCATGAATCCATAAAACGCGCATAGCTTATTTCTGAACAATACGCTTGTCCAGTTCAATTCCATATTTCGGAAGACCGGAAAAAACCAACAGAATAAAAGTGCACGGACGAATCTACAAGGCGAATCAAGATAGAGACTTACCTGATAAAACCACCCGTTTAGACCAATCAGCGGATTGAAACCACGCAAACGACTGAAATCATGAAAAACTAATAACCATTAATTTAAATACGTTAAACATCTTAATTAATGTAAAAAATAGCTACAGTTCAAGTG
This sequence is a window from Methylomonas methanica MC09. Protein-coding genes within it:
- a CDS encoding ATP-binding protein — encoded protein: MLSHILPKAEISIRENLTWLYILRNLMLFAVVISVFIAVHGLNIELPMNQLWLAIFAISILNLYTWLRLRTPEPVTEHEIFSQICMDVLALAYLLYLTGGASNPIIWVFLLPLIVTAIMLPQSYAWNMVIITSCIYTVLIAYNIPLPALAPHADHHGMINMTPEMSLRMQLLEDRRYFNLHVFGMWFGFVFSAGLVAFFIIALAKTLKERERSLAEARESALRDERVVSLGTLAASAAHDMGTPLGTIAIIVHEMAEELPEHRFPECHQKLLILQQQLDRCKQALSVMSASAGEMRAESGQIMPVADYIDQVLNQWRTHKSSTKLNLFISGHVDTDANIIAERTLTHSLINILNNAAEATDSQAGIEFHAHWDHFILNLKIRDFGPGLPPEFVDFAGQKPVKSNKQGMGVGLFLTYTTIKRLGGTIHFNNLDSGGACVEISLPILTKESANDRYTYG
- a CDS encoding SDR family oxidoreductase, whose product is MQTVLITGANRGLGLGFCKQYAEAGWRVIATCRCPDEANGLHELALRYAHLQVYGLDVSDFSQIDALSRALSDSSIDVLINNAGIYTDISGKGFGQLDYQAWSSAFWVNSIAPVKLAEAFLPQIKRSSKKLIVAISSLMGSMTDNTSGGSLQYRSSKAGLNAAMKSLAIDLGSENIGVLVLHPGWVRTDMGGQNALIDVEESVTGMRRCIDAFSSAQSGSFLKFDASELPW
- the nifJ gene encoding pyruvate:ferredoxin (flavodoxin) oxidoreductase, producing MQNQQTLTIDGNQAAASVAHKLNEVIAIYPITPSSPMGEWADEWSSRGQVNLWGTVPQVVEMQSEAGAAGAIHGALQAGTLATTFTASQGLLLMLPNMYKIAGELSPAVFHIAARSLACQALSIFGDHSDVMSARMTGFAMLCSNSPQEVQDFALLAHAASLEGRIPFMHFFDGFRTSHEVAKLVTIDDDVLRGMIQQEWVNAFRSRALTPDNPVLRGTAQNPDVYFQAREAVNPFYQALPDIVQNAMDRFAQLTGRQYKLFDYLGAADAERVMILMGSGAEAAEETLDYLNRQGESVGLLKVRLYRPFSAEHLIAALPATCRKIAVLDRTKEPGSDGEPLYKDVLGAIAQHVCGANSKFGAIPKVVGGRYGLSSKEFTPGMIKAVFDELKHDQPKNQFTIGINDDVSLTSLPWDAGFRTDMHKGIFQAMFYGLGSDGTVGANKNTIKIIGEETTDFAQGYFVYDSKKSGAITVSHLRFGPKPIKSTYLIGEGDANFIGCHQTIFLERYDMLINAADNAVFLLNTPEPADKVWDSLPTIMQQQMLAKSIRFYVIDGYAVAEKCGMGKRINTIMQTCFFAISGVLPQEQAVDAIKHAVEKTYGKKGRRIVELNFKAIDDTLAGLHQVALPKQSTSSFDIKGRIDESAPEFVKRVTAEIIAGRGDLLPVSAMPVDGTFPTGTTAYEKRNLALEIPVWETDLCTECGKCAMVCPHAAIRSKIYPVDALENAPETFKHAPMLGKDFPAGLAMTYQVAAEDCTGCSLCVDICPIRDKSNASRKALNMHPQAPLREPERENWDFFLSLPEYDRRHLKLNTIKGAMVLQPLFEFSGACVGCGETPYVKLASQLFGDRMVVANATGCSSIYGGNLPTTPWTKNKEGRGPAWSNSLFEDNAEFGLGMRVSIDKQTVFAQELLSSLRGPLGDETVDAILQADQSDEAGLYEQRQRVAELKLRLQALSEPAAKSLMELADYLCKKSVWIIGGDGWAYDIGYGGLDHVLASGRNVNILVLDTEVYSNTGGQMSKATPLGAVAKFASGGKAVAKKDLGLLAMDYGNVYVAHVAYAGKDIQTLNAFIEAEAHDGPSIIIAYAPCIAHGVDMSNNHRQQNLAVKSGHWPLFRFNPNRIKQGKNPMQLDSAEPSIPYREFVMSETRFSMLWQSHPDDAENFLKRAQQDVKNRYRYYKQLSELEWNDATSVSAVKAQLTTETAKETQHG
- a CDS encoding response regulator transcription factor, with the translated sequence MTDTPMDKPNLLLVDDDVTFCSVLKPALEKRSFQVTVANDVNTAMQLAEQTEPEYAVIDLRIGYDSGLEMVKKLISLDSNTQIVMLTGFASIATAVEAIKLGAIHYLTKPASPDEIVNALHKNEGDASVAINDNPLSVKRLEWEHLQKVLMQHDGNISAAARALNMHRRTLQRKLEKRPVRE
- a CDS encoding dihydroorotate dehydrogenase-like protein, whose product is MVDLTTDYLGLKLAHPLVPSASPLGKNLDSARMLEDAGASALVLPSLFEEKIEAEQAQMARFFYGQAIGYGEADSFHPVPDQILTYQEQYLEHLQQIKNALKIPVIASLNGTSLGGWIEYGVALQQAGADALELNIYHLAANIDEDSETVENRYLAILRELKSQVSIPLTLKLSPQFSSPLHFAQRLQSAGADGIAIFNRFYQPDIDLETLQVVPKLELSTAQEALLRIRWTALLYGRVKLSLAVTGGFHETADVVKALLAGADVVHLCSVLLERGIGRLSEIHAELSDWLEAHEYQSIRQLKGSVSQQHSIDPSLYERANYVQVLDSYTPASGVLR
- a CDS encoding VanZ family protein encodes the protein MLIKKIFDWSALLAYCGWVFWLSSQETLPMPPLFEFQDKLMHFGAYFLMAAFSWRALRHQGHTGNKLALAVWLFCCVYGLSDEWHQSFVPGRTSSGWDWLADSLGAAAAAWLLLTLKQRQQHCKSA